The DNA sequence AGGCTCGTCTGGGCGTGGGCCTGCAGGGCTATGCCGCGGCGGTACCCGCCTATCAGAACGCTCTGGCCTATGCCAAGGACCGCCTGCAGGGCCGTGCGGTGACCGGCGCGCAGAATCCGCAGGGCGCCGCCGATCCGCTGATCGTGCACCCCGACATCCGCCGCAGCCTGCTGGACCAGAAGAGCTTTATCGAGGGTGCTCGCGCGCTGGCGCTGTGGGGCGCGCATCTGATCGACCGCGGCCACCTGGCCGGCGACAAGGACGCCGAGGGGCTGGTGTCGCTGATGACCCCGGTCATCAAGGGCTTCCTGACCGACAAGGGCTTCGAGGCGACAGTGCTGGCCCAGCAGGTCTTCGGTGGCCACGGCTATGTCGAGGAATGGGGCATGAGCCAGTTCGTCCGCGATGCCCGCATCACCATGATCTACGAAGGTGCGAATGGCGTGCAGGCGCTGGACCTGGTCGGCCGCAAGCTGGCCCAGGATGGCGGCAAGCATGTGATGGCCTTCTTCGACATGGTCAAATCGTTCTGCAAGGAACAGTCCGGCAATCAGGCACTGGCGGCCGACTTCATCGAACCGCTGAAGGCCGCGTCCAAGGACCTGCAGGCGGCGTCCATGTTCTTCATGGAACGCGGCATGAAGAACCCGAACGATGCGCTGTCGGGCAGCTACGACTTCATGCACCTGTTTGGTCACGTGACCCTTGGGTACATGTGGGCCCGGATGGCGGTCGCCGCACAGGCGGCGCTGGATGCGGGCACCGCGGACCCGGCGTTCCACAAGACCAAGCTGGCAACCGGCCGCTACTACATGAAGCGGCAGCTGCCGATGACCGCCACGCATCTGGCCCGCATCCAATCCGGAGCCGCCACGGTGATGGAGCTGGAGGCAGAAGCCTTCTGATCCGACATCAAGGGCGGAGAGGTCGCATTGGGTATTTTTGCAAAGAAGAAGCAGGATGCGCCCCGACCTCTCCCGATTGTTGTCGGGTCAGGCGTTGTCGGCCCACAGGCCGGGGCGACTTCTCCTTTGGCGGTCATCGGCTCCCCAGCCTGTACCGCAGGACCAGACTAATGCCGCTCAGGTGAAGACGCGGTTAACGCCGCTTCTTCTTTGTCCAAATACCCCGCGGGGGGGGTCCGGGGGGCGCGCAGCCCCCCGGCGTCGAGGAGGAAAGATGACCGCGCAACTCTGGTGCTTTGGCGAATCCGGGAACGCCTACAAACCGGCCCTGACGATGCAAGTGGCGGGTTATGACTGGCAGCCCGTCTATGTCGATTTCTTTAACGGAGAGGGGCGCAGCCCCGCATTTAGGGCGCTGAACCCGATGGGCGAGGTCCCGGTGTTCCGTGAGGGCGATGTAACCCTGACCCAATCGGCCGTCATCCAGCTGCACGTCGCGGAACGCACCGGCCGGTTCCTGGGCAGCGACCGCAACGAGACGCTGCGCTGGCTGATGTTCGACAACCACAAGGTCTCGGGCCAGGCGGGGCCGGCGCGGTTCCTGTTGAACTTCCTGCCCGCGGACAAGCGGCCGGCAGGGGCCGCGGAATACCTGCAGGGACGGCTGAAAGGGGCCTATCAGGTGCTGGAAGCGCATCTGGCTGACCGCGACTGGGTCGCACCCGGCGGCCCGACCATCGCCGATTTCGCGCTGTGCGGTTACCTGTACTATCCCGAGCCCTTCGGCTTTGACCGCAAGGATTGGCCCCATATCGATCGCTGGCTGGACGGCATCGCCGCCCTGCCCGGCTGGAAACACCCCTATGATCTGATGCCCGGCAACCCATCCGACCGGGCGCCCAAGGAGGACACATGACCAACGCATTCATCTATGACGCCGCCCGCACGCCGCGCGGCAAGGGCCGCCCCGATGGCAGCCTGCACGAGGTCACCTCGCTGGCGCTGTCGGCGCGCCTGCTGAACGCCGTCAAGGACCGCAACGGGCTGGAAGGCCACGCGGTCGAGGATGTCATTTGGGGCAATGTGACCCAGGTCAAGGAACAGGGCGGCTGCCTGGCGCGCAGCGCCGTGCTGGCATCGGACCTGGACCAGAGCATTCCCGGCCTGTCGATCAACCGCTTCTGCGCGTCTGGCATGGAGGCCGTGAACCTGGCCGCCAACCAGATCAAGGGCGGCGCGGGCCAGGCCTATATCGCCGGCGGGGTAGAGATGATGGGCCGCGTTGCCATGGGCAGCGACGGGGCGGCCATCGCGGTCGATCCGGGACTGGCCATGCGGTCGTACTTCGTACCGCAGGGGATCAGCGCCGACATCATCGCCACCGAATACGGCTTCAGCCGCGCGGATGCCGATGCGCTGGCGCTGGAAAGCCAGCGCCGCGCGGCGCAGGCCTGGGCCGACAACCGCTTTGCCAAATCCATCGTCCCCGTGCTGGACCAGAACGGCCTGACCATCCTGGACCGCGACGAATACATGCGCCCCGGCACCACGGCGGACGATCTGGCCAAGCTGCGCCCGGCCTTCAAGGAGATGGGCGAGATGATGCCCGGCTTTGACAAGGTCGCGATGCTGAAATACCCGCACCTGACCCATGTCGATCACATCCACCATGCCGGCAACAGCAGCGGCATCGTCGACGGCGCCGCGGCCGTGCTGATCGGCAACGCGGAATTCGGGCAGGCGCATGGCCTGAAGCCCCGCGCGCGCATCCGCGCCACCGCCAAGATCGGCACCGACCCCACGATCATGCTGACCGGCCCGGTTCCCGTGACCGAGAAGATCCTGCAGGACAGCGGCCTTTCCATCGGCGACATCGACCTGTTCGAGGTAAACGAGGCCTTCGCATCCGTGGTGCTGCGCTTCATGCAGGCCTTCGACGTCGACCATTCCAGGGTCAACGTGAACGGTGGCGCCATCGCCATGGGCCACCCCCTGGGCGCGACCGGCGCGATCATCATCGGCACCCTGCTGGACGAGCTTGAGCGGCAGGACAAGACCATGGGTCTGGCGACCCTGTGCATCGCGTCCGGCATGGGCGCGGCCACCATCATCGAACGCGTGTGAGGAGCCCGGACATGACCGATTTCACGATGGAGAAGGGCGCCGACGGCGTCGCGATCATCACCTGGGACGTGCCGGGCAAGTCGATGAACGTGCTGTCGATGGACGGCGCCGCCGCCCTGGGCGGGCTGATCGACGACGCGCTGGCCGACGATGCCGTCAAGGGCATCGTCATCACCAGCGGCAAGAAGGACTTTGCCGCCGGGATGGACCTGAAGGTCATCGCGGGCATGAAGGACGCGAATGGCGCGCAGGGCGTGTTCGACGGCGTGATGACACTGCATCACCTGCTGCGCAGGATCGAGCTGGCGGGGATGGACCCCAAGACCAAGAAGGGCGGCAAGCCGATCGCCAGCGCCCTGCCCGGCACCGCGCTCGGCATCGGGCTGGAGCTGCCGCTGGCGACGCACCGCATCTTTGCCGCGGACAATCCCAAGGCCAAGATCGGCCTGCCCGAGATCATGGTCGGAATCTTCCCCGGCGCGGGCGGCACGACCCGTCTGGCCCGCAAGCTGGGGGCCATGATGGCCGCGCCCTTCCTGCTGGAGGGCAAGCTGTCGGACCCGAAGAAGGCCAAGGCCGCCGGCCTGATCGACGAGGTCGTTGAGGACCCGCTGGCCGCCGCCAGGGCCTGGGTGCTGTCGGCGACGGATGCCGACATCGTCAAGCCGTGGGACGCCAAGGGCTACAAGATGCCTGGAGGAGAGCCGTTCCATCCGGCGGGCTTCATGACCTTCGTCGGCGCCTCGGCGATGGTGCACGGCAAGACGATGGGCGTCTATCCGGCGGCCAAGGCGCTGCTGTCGGCGGTCTATGAGGGGTCGATGGTGCCCTTTGATCAGGCGTTGAAGATCGAGGCGCGCTGGTTCACCAATGTGCTGATGAACCCCAGCAGCACGGCGATGATCCGCAGCCTGTTCATCAACAAGGAAGCGCTGGAAAAGGGCGCGAACCGTCCCGACGCACCGGACCAGACCGTGCGCAAGGTCGGCATCCTGGGCGCAGGCATGATGGGCGCGGGCATCGCCTATGTCAGCGCCATGGCGGGGATCGAGGTCGTGCTGATCGACGCGGCGCAGGACAGCGCCGACCGCGGCAAGGCCTATTCCACGGGCCTTCTGGACAAGGCCATCAGCCGCAAGAAGGCGACCGAGGAGAAGAAGGCCCAGGTGCTGGACCGCATCACCGCCACCACGGATTACGCCGCCCTGCAGGGCTGCGACCTGATCGTCGAGGCGGTCTTCGAGGACCCGTCGGTCAAGGCCGAGGTGACAAAGAAGGCCGAGGCCGTGATCCCGCAGGACGCGATCTTCGCCACCAACACCTCGACCCTGCCGATCAGCGATCTGGCGAAGGCCAGCGCGCGCCCCCAGCAGTTCATCGGCATCCACTTCTTCAGCCCGGTCGACAAGATGCTGCTGGTCGAGATCATCAAGGGCAAGGAAACCGGTCCCGTGGCGGTCGCCAAGGCGCTGGATTTCGTGCGCCAGATCCGCAAGACCCCCATCGTCGTGAACGATGAACGGTTCTTCTATGCCAACCGCTGCATCATCCCCTATATCAACGAAGGCATCCGCATGGTGGCCGAGGGCGTGAACCCCACCCTGGTGGAAAACGCCGCCAAGATGATGGGCATGCCCCTGGGTCCGCTGCAGCTGGTCGACGAGACCTCGATCGACCTGGGCGTCAAGATCGCCAAGGCGACCAAGGCCGCGATGGGCGACGCCTATCCCGACGGCGCGGTCGACGACGTGCTGTTCTGGATGGCCGACCAGGGGCGGATGGGCCGCAAGGGCGGCGCGGGCTTCTATGCCTATGAGGACGGCAAGCGGCAGGGCCTGTGGGAGGGTCTGGACGCGCAGTACCCGCGCAGCCCCGACCAGCCCGACCTGCACGAGATCCAGCACCGCCTGATGTTCGCCCAAAGCCTGGAGGCCGTTCGCGCGCTGGAGGACGGCGTGCTGGAGGACATCCGCGAAGGCGATGTGGGCGCCATCCTGGGCTGGGGCTTTGCGCCCTGGTCGGGCGGTCCCTTCGGCTGGCTGGACATTCTGGGCGCGCAGAAGGCGGTCGAGATCTGCGACCGGCTGGAGGCCGCGCACGGTGCCCGCTTCAAGGCGCCGCAGATGCTGCGCGACATGGCCGCCAAGGGCGACAGCTTCTATGGGCGCAAGGCCGCGGCCTGACACCCCCGGATGGGCCGCGCTTGTGGCCCATCCGCACCACCCGCTGTGTCCGCCCTGCCATGTGACGAAACTTTCCGGTCTGGCCGTCGTTGAAGCCGCGGAAATTAGTCATATGCTGCGACAACGGAACCGCCCGACGGGCGGATGGCCGACAAGGGGACATGCCGATGAGTGACGAGACGAAACGCCGCGCCGAAGCTGCTCAGGCCCAGATCGAGGCGATCGCCTCGGCCCCGCTGCCCGAGCCTGCTCCTGCGGCGCAGTCCCTGTCCGATGCCGACCCCGCCGTTCAGGCCCAGATCCGCGCCCGCATGGCCGAGATCGACCTGAAGGACAGCAATTCCATCCTCCGCTTCGGTACCCGTGCGCAGGCCGATCTGCAGCAGATCAGCCAGTCCATGCTGGCCGATGTCAAGGCCAAAGAGGTCGGCCCGGCCGGCGACAGCCTGCGCGAGGTCGTGACCACGATCCGCGGATTCTCGACCAGCGAGCTGGACATGCGCCGCAGCCGCAGTTGGTGGGAAAAGCTTTTGGGCCGGTCGGCGCCCTTTGCCAAGTTCGTGGCGAATTACGAACAGGTCCAGACCCAGATCGACCGCATCACGGCCGAGCTGGAGGGGCACGAGCAGAAGCTGCTCAAGGACATCAAGTCGCTGGACATCCTATATGACCGCACGTTGACCTTCTATGACGAGCTGGCCCTGTACATCGCCGCCGGCACCGAAAAGCTGGCCGAGCTGGACCGCGAGACGATCCCCGCCAAGGAGGCCGAGCTGGCCGCAAAGGCGCAGCCCGACCAGGTGATCGAGGCGCAGGAGCTGCGCGACCTGCGCACCCTGCGCGACGACCTGGAACGCCGCGTCCACGACCTGAAGCTGACGCGCCAGGTGACGATGCAGTCGCTGCCCTCGATCCGGCTGGTGCAGGAGAACGACAAGTCGCTGGTCACCAAGATCAACTCGACCCTGG is a window from the Paracoccus marcusii genome containing:
- a CDS encoding acyl-CoA dehydrogenase C-terminal domain-containing protein — its product is MPSYTPPIRDLQFVLHDVLKLSQSDLPGHDELAPDFTEAVLEAAGKLSAEVLAPLNLSGDQEGCVLENGVVRTPKGFREAFEQVKEGGWTALDCDPEYGGQGMPYTMGVATGEMFVSANMAFNMYQGLTHGAYSAIHAHGTDDQKQTYLPKMVSCDWTGTMNLTEPHCGTDLGLLRTKAEPQDDGSYLITGQKIFISAGDHDMAENVVHLVLAKAPGGGEGTKGISLFIVPKFLVNADGSLGDRNGVSVGALEHKMGIHGNATCVMNYDGAKGWLLGDLHKGMRAMFTMMNEARLGVGLQGYAAAVPAYQNALAYAKDRLQGRAVTGAQNPQGAADPLIVHPDIRRSLLDQKSFIEGARALALWGAHLIDRGHLAGDKDAEGLVSLMTPVIKGFLTDKGFEATVLAQQVFGGHGYVEEWGMSQFVRDARITMIYEGANGVQALDLVGRKLAQDGGKHVMAFFDMVKSFCKEQSGNQALAADFIEPLKAASKDLQAASMFFMERGMKNPNDALSGSYDFMHLFGHVTLGYMWARMAVAAQAALDAGTADPAFHKTKLATGRYYMKRQLPMTATHLARIQSGAATVMELEAEAF
- a CDS encoding glutathione S-transferase family protein, which gives rise to MTAQLWCFGESGNAYKPALTMQVAGYDWQPVYVDFFNGEGRSPAFRALNPMGEVPVFREGDVTLTQSAVIQLHVAERTGRFLGSDRNETLRWLMFDNHKVSGQAGPARFLLNFLPADKRPAGAAEYLQGRLKGAYQVLEAHLADRDWVAPGGPTIADFALCGYLYYPEPFGFDRKDWPHIDRWLDGIAALPGWKHPYDLMPGNPSDRAPKEDT
- a CDS encoding acetyl-CoA C-acetyltransferase, translating into MTNAFIYDAARTPRGKGRPDGSLHEVTSLALSARLLNAVKDRNGLEGHAVEDVIWGNVTQVKEQGGCLARSAVLASDLDQSIPGLSINRFCASGMEAVNLAANQIKGGAGQAYIAGGVEMMGRVAMGSDGAAIAVDPGLAMRSYFVPQGISADIIATEYGFSRADADALALESQRRAAQAWADNRFAKSIVPVLDQNGLTILDRDEYMRPGTTADDLAKLRPAFKEMGEMMPGFDKVAMLKYPHLTHVDHIHHAGNSSGIVDGAAAVLIGNAEFGQAHGLKPRARIRATAKIGTDPTIMLTGPVPVTEKILQDSGLSIGDIDLFEVNEAFASVVLRFMQAFDVDHSRVNVNGGAIAMGHPLGATGAIIIGTLLDELERQDKTMGLATLCIASGMGAATIIERV
- a CDS encoding 3-hydroxyacyl-CoA dehydrogenase NAD-binding domain-containing protein, with translation MTDFTMEKGADGVAIITWDVPGKSMNVLSMDGAAALGGLIDDALADDAVKGIVITSGKKDFAAGMDLKVIAGMKDANGAQGVFDGVMTLHHLLRRIELAGMDPKTKKGGKPIASALPGTALGIGLELPLATHRIFAADNPKAKIGLPEIMVGIFPGAGGTTRLARKLGAMMAAPFLLEGKLSDPKKAKAAGLIDEVVEDPLAAARAWVLSATDADIVKPWDAKGYKMPGGEPFHPAGFMTFVGASAMVHGKTMGVYPAAKALLSAVYEGSMVPFDQALKIEARWFTNVLMNPSSTAMIRSLFINKEALEKGANRPDAPDQTVRKVGILGAGMMGAGIAYVSAMAGIEVVLIDAAQDSADRGKAYSTGLLDKAISRKKATEEKKAQVLDRITATTDYAALQGCDLIVEAVFEDPSVKAEVTKKAEAVIPQDAIFATNTSTLPISDLAKASARPQQFIGIHFFSPVDKMLLVEIIKGKETGPVAVAKALDFVRQIRKTPIVVNDERFFYANRCIIPYINEGIRMVAEGVNPTLVENAAKMMGMPLGPLQLVDETSIDLGVKIAKATKAAMGDAYPDGAVDDVLFWMADQGRMGRKGGAGFYAYEDGKRQGLWEGLDAQYPRSPDQPDLHEIQHRLMFAQSLEAVRALEDGVLEDIREGDVGAILGWGFAPWSGGPFGWLDILGAQKAVEICDRLEAAHGARFKAPQMLRDMAAKGDSFYGRKAAA
- a CDS encoding toxic anion resistance protein produces the protein MSDETKRRAEAAQAQIEAIASAPLPEPAPAAQSLSDADPAVQAQIRARMAEIDLKDSNSILRFGTRAQADLQQISQSMLADVKAKEVGPAGDSLREVVTTIRGFSTSELDMRRSRSWWEKLLGRSAPFAKFVANYEQVQTQIDRITAELEGHEQKLLKDIKSLDILYDRTLTFYDELALYIAAGTEKLAELDRETIPAKEAELAAKAQPDQVIEAQELRDLRTLRDDLERRVHDLKLTRQVTMQSLPSIRLVQENDKSLVTKINSTLVNTVPLWETQLAQAVTIQRSAEAARAVKEANDLTNELLTRNADNLRQANAQIRAETERGVFDIKAVQTANAQLIATIEDSLRIADEGRSRRASAETELVRMEAELRDALAAASSRPPAAVTGPGGRR